A window from Variovorax sp. PBL-E5 encodes these proteins:
- a CDS encoding DUF6519 domain-containing protein, translated as MGADLSRVRLNPLLDYAGVELKQGGVLLDADANELVAILDRRLRALASDTLGRATVSSNTPDAFKITAVAGALQIGRGRLYVDGLLAENHGAASDQAAQRAFDNLMAESVFTQPIPYASQPYLPGAPALPTAGVHLVYLDVWDREVTALEQPALVESAVGVDTSSRRQTVWQVRVLADDAGSGTSCASPDGDIPGWSALTASSTGVLTTGTFDVAVVDDPCELPPTGGYRGLENQLYRVEIYDPGQPGGTATFRWSSNNGCVASRVSSMISATQLELETLGRDDVLRINSGDWVEITDDVREFSQAPGEMRRVTVDDATRRISFALGLPAAMLPASFPNSDWPAARNLRVRKWDQKGLVFRTDPSGTPVQVQDLDAPGSTGVIKVPATGTTLLLENGVTVNFDSTGATGFRSGDHWEFAARTADASVELLDRAPPRGIHHHYARLGFWDVAAGTVSDCRHHWPPAEGGADCGCTACVTPESHASGQLTIQGAIDQVRDTGGTVCLHAGPYTLSEAVRITGARSVRVHGQGPATVITASGSAFVIERSAAIALQDMTLVSLGQQSAVSVRSVIGLALRQLVIAVLGSTDAQGAAIALTGVAAGVSITDNLLIAPDGIRAGETSDQTAPTFLITAVLRIAGNVLWCQRTGVTMSGRVAHLYDTRIGDNQLLGCRTQGIGVLGIALPGAAMRIAGNGLSVNGDGIACAVDGAWIEANKLSAVRQGDRAPTGAGIRLGVGLDPSGSDQCQVLANQIGGFPDAGVLVQAPASDLVIAQNVIEDCGNGILMVDTARSGSLSITGNQLRAIGSDKADASIAALVFGIGILRTQVATLSGNTVRQVGLSPQQNQQLIAGLFGMSVQRMRLANNEVTEIGPAGEFGGTVAGIMLRAPYAQAAIAHNHVERDATPSEQPSPTAWWALLIDEPDAKLRLLSRVAAYTAVRVDEARTLVLAGNRAWLDAGQTTVDAAGAVVVRGASASVLGNTLLARGRVSAVDVGASGDLMFGDNRCELRANTNIDAVRLASPVAVVNANRVRGGKPSMTISPQNAVVTAIGNITSSGVAGPLRPEMQPLNLLG; from the coding sequence ATGGGTGCCGATCTTTCCAGAGTGCGCTTGAACCCGCTGCTCGACTACGCGGGCGTCGAACTCAAGCAGGGCGGCGTGCTGCTGGACGCCGATGCCAACGAACTGGTCGCGATCCTCGACCGGCGGCTGCGGGCGCTCGCGAGCGACACGCTGGGCCGCGCGACGGTGTCGTCCAACACGCCCGATGCCTTCAAGATCACGGCGGTCGCGGGCGCCTTGCAGATCGGCCGCGGGCGGCTCTATGTCGATGGACTCCTGGCCGAGAACCACGGCGCGGCCTCGGACCAGGCCGCGCAGCGCGCCTTCGACAATCTGATGGCCGAGAGTGTGTTCACGCAGCCCATTCCCTACGCCTCGCAGCCTTACCTGCCGGGCGCGCCAGCGTTGCCGACAGCCGGCGTGCACCTGGTCTACCTCGATGTCTGGGACCGCGAGGTCACGGCGCTGGAACAGCCCGCGCTGGTCGAGAGCGCGGTCGGCGTCGACACCAGCTCGCGCCGGCAGACCGTGTGGCAGGTGCGCGTGCTGGCCGACGACGCGGGCTCGGGCACGAGCTGTGCCTCGCCCGATGGCGACATCCCCGGCTGGAGCGCGCTGACCGCATCCTCGACCGGCGTGCTGACGACCGGCACCTTCGACGTCGCGGTGGTCGACGATCCTTGCGAACTGCCGCCCACCGGCGGCTACCGCGGGCTGGAGAACCAGCTCTACCGCGTCGAGATCTACGACCCCGGCCAGCCCGGCGGCACCGCGACCTTCCGCTGGTCCAGCAACAACGGCTGCGTGGCCTCGCGCGTGAGCAGCATGATCTCGGCCACGCAGCTCGAACTCGAGACGCTGGGCCGCGACGATGTGCTGCGCATCAACAGCGGCGACTGGGTCGAGATCACCGACGACGTGCGCGAGTTCTCGCAGGCGCCGGGCGAGATGCGGCGGGTGACGGTCGACGACGCGACGCGGCGCATCAGCTTCGCGCTGGGACTGCCGGCCGCGATGCTGCCCGCGAGCTTCCCGAACAGCGATTGGCCCGCGGCACGCAACCTGCGCGTGCGCAAGTGGGATCAGAAGGGCCTGGTGTTCCGCACCGACCCCAGCGGCACGCCGGTGCAGGTGCAGGACCTCGACGCGCCGGGCTCGACCGGCGTGATCAAGGTGCCGGCAACGGGCACCACGCTGCTGCTCGAGAACGGCGTGACGGTGAACTTCGACTCGACCGGCGCCACCGGCTTTCGCAGCGGCGACCACTGGGAGTTCGCGGCGCGCACGGCCGATGCCTCGGTCGAGCTGCTCGACCGCGCGCCGCCGCGCGGCATCCATCACCACTATGCGCGGCTCGGCTTCTGGGACGTGGCGGCCGGCACGGTCAGCGACTGCCGGCACCACTGGCCACCGGCCGAAGGCGGCGCGGACTGCGGCTGCACCGCCTGCGTGACGCCGGAGTCGCATGCGAGCGGACAGCTCACCATCCAGGGTGCGATCGACCAGGTGCGCGACACCGGCGGCACCGTGTGCCTGCATGCGGGCCCGTACACGCTGAGCGAGGCGGTGCGCATCACCGGCGCGCGCTCGGTGCGCGTGCATGGCCAGGGACCGGCCACGGTGATCACCGCATCGGGCAGCGCCTTCGTGATCGAGCGCAGCGCGGCGATCGCGCTGCAGGACATGACGCTGGTCTCGCTCGGCCAGCAATCGGCCGTCAGCGTGCGCAGCGTGATCGGGCTGGCGCTGCGGCAACTGGTGATCGCGGTGCTCGGCAGCACCGATGCGCAAGGCGCCGCGATCGCGCTCACCGGCGTGGCGGCCGGCGTGTCGATCACGGACAACCTGCTGATCGCGCCCGACGGCATCCGCGCCGGCGAGACTAGCGACCAGACCGCGCCGACCTTCCTCATCACGGCCGTGCTGCGCATCGCCGGCAACGTGCTGTGGTGCCAGCGCACGGGTGTGACGATGAGCGGCCGCGTCGCGCATCTCTACGACACGCGCATCGGCGACAACCAGCTCCTGGGCTGCCGCACGCAGGGCATCGGCGTGCTCGGCATCGCGCTGCCCGGCGCGGCGATGCGCATCGCCGGCAACGGCCTGAGCGTGAACGGCGACGGCATCGCCTGCGCGGTGGATGGCGCGTGGATCGAGGCCAACAAGCTGAGCGCGGTGCGCCAGGGCGATCGCGCACCGACCGGCGCCGGGATCCGGCTGGGGGTCGGGCTGGATCCGAGCGGCAGCGACCAGTGCCAGGTGCTGGCCAACCAGATCGGCGGCTTTCCCGATGCTGGCGTGCTGGTGCAGGCGCCGGCATCGGACCTGGTGATCGCGCAGAACGTGATCGAGGATTGCGGCAACGGCATTCTGATGGTCGACACGGCGCGCTCGGGTTCGCTCTCGATCACGGGCAACCAGCTGCGCGCGATCGGCAGCGACAAGGCCGATGCGTCGATCGCGGCGCTGGTGTTCGGCATCGGCATCCTGCGCACCCAGGTCGCGACGCTGTCGGGCAACACCGTGCGCCAGGTCGGCCTGAGCCCGCAGCAGAACCAGCAGCTCATCGCCGGCCTGTTCGGCATGTCGGTGCAGCGCATGCGCCTGGCGAACAACGAGGTGACCGAGATCGGACCGGCCGGCGAATTCGGCGGCACGGTCGCCGGCATCATGCTGCGCGCGCCCTATGCGCAGGCCGCGATCGCGCACAACCATGTGGAGCGCGACGCGACACCGAGTGAGCAGCCCAGCCCTACGGCCTGGTGGGCGCTGCTGATCGACGAGCCCGATGCCAAATTGCGCCTGCTGTCGCGCGTCGCCGCCTACACCGCGGTGCGCGTCGACGAGGCGCGCACGCTGGTGCTGGCCGGCAACCGCGCCTGGCTGGACGCAGGCCAGACCACGGTCGACGCGGCCGGCGCGGTGGTGGTGCGCGGCGCCAGCGCCTCGGTGCTCGGCAACACGCTGCTCGCGCGCGGCCGCGTGTCGGCGGTCGACGTGGGTGCCAGCGGCGACCTGATGTTCGGCGACAACCGCTGCGAGCTGCGCGCCAACACCAACATCGATGCCGTGCGCCTCGCGTCGCCGGTGGCGGTGGTCAACGCCAACCGTGTGCGCGGCGGCAAGCCGTCGATGACGATCTCGCCGCAGAACGCGGTCGTGACGGCCATCGGCAACATCACCAGCAGCGGGGTCGCCGGGCCGCTCAGGCCCGAGATGCAGCCTCTCAACCTGCTCGGCTGA
- a CDS encoding baseplate J/gp47 family protein, whose protein sequence is MTTPVPDLKPHVPPLPPGSEACGCCDGIAAETPQGLSNRAGLSAIRYRIGDYAQFRASLQAALSSSDFAPLANLRTRDDDDFSIGLIDAFACSADVLTFYQERLANESFLRTATERVSLQELGKLVGYRLRPGVAAETWLAFALDTPPAPPASLAPEPGNFVTGVPAALSLDTGLKVQSVPGPNETPQTFETVEPLPDARPAWNAMRPWMSEMRTPARNDTLTYLAGVRNNLKSGDALLMLGNEFVNNTNRNNWDFRVIDSVELQVDADRTLVRWKRGLGSIVPPMTPAAQSPQVHVLRKRAAGFGHNAPMWGSLSIEFRDNYPAGKGATEWPGFALWPSALPAGTAMVDLDAVYAEVHNGSYVVLAKGGFNSASEPAPANTYVELYAVSNVAEVARAEFALAGRLTRLQLRGDSFETQFRQQLRATVAFVQSEALVFAPYPVDDAVAGALIPVAAAADGLLPGRRLIVRGTRAADGAVVAVQATLVAAHALDAVRCTLEIAPPLADALLRSSVVVHANVALASHGESVSQILGSGDASTAFQRFELKQLPLTWRAAANELGAAPELTVRIGDIAWTARSTLYGAASDARAYALATDEQGRNFVVFGDGVSGARLPSRPNNVRAAYRKGLGVDGNVAPDKLTQLMSRPLGLKSVSNPIAAEGGTDPEAADAARDSIPLTTRTLGRAVSVLDYEDFARAFSGIAKAQAQVLQLRAGPVVALAIAGPEGAALDAAGPVWNNLLAALKASGDPHVAVRLLACQQSTFRLGLKVKRDPAWDIGTVLAAVETALRAHYAFDARALAQPVQQSEVIAVAQAVPGVVAVDITRLYGGTQPASQTLPSVQVRLLASALRVAGGVALPAELLTLDTAPFDQLEEMT, encoded by the coding sequence ATGACCACACCCGTCCCCGACCTCAAGCCGCACGTGCCGCCGCTGCCGCCCGGCAGCGAAGCCTGCGGCTGCTGCGACGGCATCGCGGCCGAGACACCGCAAGGCCTCTCGAACCGCGCCGGCCTCTCGGCCATCCGCTACCGCATCGGCGACTACGCGCAGTTCCGCGCCAGCCTGCAAGCCGCGCTCTCGTCCTCCGACTTCGCGCCGCTCGCGAACCTGCGCACGCGCGATGACGACGATTTCTCGATCGGCCTCATCGATGCCTTCGCCTGCTCGGCCGACGTGCTGACTTTCTACCAGGAGCGCCTCGCCAACGAGTCCTTCCTGCGCACCGCCACCGAGCGCGTGTCGCTGCAGGAGCTGGGCAAGCTGGTCGGCTACCGGCTGCGGCCCGGCGTCGCGGCCGAGACCTGGCTCGCCTTCGCGCTCGACACCCCGCCCGCGCCGCCGGCCAGCCTTGCGCCCGAGCCCGGCAATTTCGTGACCGGCGTGCCGGCCGCGCTGTCGCTGGACACCGGGCTCAAGGTGCAGAGCGTGCCCGGCCCGAACGAGACGCCGCAGACCTTCGAGACGGTCGAACCGTTGCCCGACGCGCGCCCCGCATGGAATGCAATGCGACCATGGATGAGCGAGATGCGCACGCCGGCGCGCAACGACACCCTCACCTACCTCGCGGGCGTGCGCAACAACCTGAAGTCCGGCGATGCGCTGCTGATGCTCGGCAACGAATTCGTCAACAACACCAACCGCAACAACTGGGACTTCCGCGTGATCGACAGCGTCGAGCTGCAGGTCGATGCCGACCGCACACTGGTGCGCTGGAAGCGCGGCCTGGGCTCGATCGTGCCGCCGATGACGCCGGCCGCACAGAGCCCGCAGGTGCATGTGCTGCGCAAGCGCGCAGCGGGCTTCGGCCACAACGCGCCGATGTGGGGCAGCCTGTCGATCGAGTTCCGCGACAACTATCCCGCAGGCAAAGGCGCGACCGAATGGCCCGGCTTCGCGCTGTGGCCTTCGGCGCTGCCGGCGGGCACGGCGATGGTCGATCTCGATGCGGTCTATGCCGAGGTCCACAACGGCAGCTACGTGGTGCTCGCCAAGGGTGGCTTCAACTCTGCGAGCGAGCCCGCGCCGGCGAACACCTATGTCGAGCTCTATGCGGTGAGCAATGTCGCCGAGGTGGCGCGCGCCGAGTTCGCGCTCGCCGGCAGGCTCACGCGCCTGCAGTTGCGCGGCGACAGCTTCGAGACCCAGTTCCGCCAGCAGCTGCGCGCGACGGTGGCCTTCGTTCAATCGGAAGCGCTGGTCTTCGCGCCCTACCCGGTCGACGATGCGGTCGCGGGCGCGCTGATTCCGGTTGCAGCCGCGGCCGATGGTCTGTTGCCCGGCCGGCGGTTGATCGTGCGCGGCACGCGCGCCGCCGACGGCGCGGTGGTTGCGGTGCAGGCCACGCTGGTCGCGGCGCATGCACTCGACGCCGTGCGCTGCACGCTCGAGATCGCGCCGCCGCTCGCCGATGCGCTGCTGCGCAGCAGCGTGGTGGTGCATGCCAACGTGGCGCTGGCCTCGCATGGCGAATCGGTTTCGCAGATCCTCGGCAGCGGCGATGCGAGCACTGCGTTCCAGCGCTTCGAACTCAAGCAACTGCCGCTGACCTGGCGCGCCGCGGCCAACGAGCTCGGCGCCGCACCCGAACTCACGGTGCGCATCGGTGACATCGCGTGGACAGCGCGGAGCACGCTCTACGGCGCGGCGTCCGATGCGCGCGCCTACGCGCTCGCGACCGACGAGCAGGGCCGCAACTTCGTGGTCTTCGGCGACGGCGTGAGCGGCGCGCGCCTGCCGAGCCGGCCGAACAACGTGCGCGCCGCGTACCGCAAGGGCCTCGGCGTGGACGGCAATGTCGCGCCCGACAAGCTCACGCAGCTGATGAGCCGGCCGCTCGGTTTGAAGAGCGTGAGCAATCCGATCGCGGCCGAGGGCGGCACCGATCCCGAGGCGGCCGATGCGGCGCGCGACAGCATCCCGCTCACCACGCGCACACTGGGCCGCGCGGTCTCGGTGCTCGACTACGAGGACTTCGCGCGCGCCTTCAGCGGCATTGCGAAGGCGCAGGCACAAGTGCTGCAATTGCGCGCAGGGCCGGTGGTGGCCCTCGCGATCGCCGGGCCCGAAGGTGCGGCGCTCGATGCGGCCGGTCCGGTGTGGAACAACCTGCTTGCGGCGCTGAAGGCGAGCGGCGATCCGCATGTCGCGGTGCGTCTGCTGGCCTGCCAGCAGAGCACGTTCCGGCTCGGGCTCAAGGTCAAGCGCGATCCCGCGTGGGACATCGGCACGGTGCTCGCCGCGGTCGAAACGGCACTGCGCGCGCACTACGCCTTCGATGCGCGCGCGCTCGCGCAGCCGGTGCAGCAATCGGAGGTGATCGCGGTCGCGCAGGCCGTGCCGGGCGTGGTCGCGGTCGACATCACGCGCCTGTACGGCGGCACGCAACCGGCCTCGCAGACGCTGCCCTCGGTGCAGGTGCGGTTGCTGGCCTCCGCGCTGCGCGTGGCCGGCGGCGTGGCATTGCCGGCCGAACTATTGACGCTCGACACGGCGCCCTTCGATCAGCTGGAGGAGATGACATGA
- a CDS encoding putative baseplate assembly protein: MTTTTFHCCDERRLEVIQQSGTANAIEFIEVLDRAAPPGVPRQQTLFVRLLRPGFVLGPDNLRIDGGERIRSVGIVWCASADALPPQAEPGLVDTVDDLPRTLVVRTDGSGDFSRYTFSILANAGSDDPPAGFDPRLSSNVFSFKVECPSDFDCAQPPSCPPEQGAQPDIDYLAKDYQGFRRLMLDRLSLQVPGWTERSAADLGITLVELLAYAADNLSYRQDAIANEAYLATARQRISVRRHARLVDYFLHEGCNARAFVHLDVAGQGVALPRGTRLLTRVPRADTVLAPDSDTLRSALAGGAQVFETAHDAVLDERLNQLRFYAWGDEGCCLPRGTVNATLRGHVDTLKVGDILVFGEVMSPTTFQPEDADRTHRWAVRLTAVALSSDPSGGLFEPVPVDAPLDVTEIAWDAADALPFALCLSVTGRPGIDISIALGNIVLADHGMTIADEDLGIVTASGLRVASAAPSGSCDKPAPVDVPPRFRPVLAQAPLSHGFDLATLLAVPIGDDQAWWPANALLAIDPRTATPRIASLTGTVDLPAALPEAWTAQRDLLASAADATDFVVEIDDDANARLRFGNDVQGQRPDIGTRFAATYRVGNGPAGNVGTEAIAHIVSATSGVFTAVFNPMPAAGGVRPEDIEAARRDAPEAFRTQERAVTPADYAAAAERRADVQRAAATFRWTGSWYTVFVTPDRFGGGPVDAAFGARLRSFLERFRMAGYDLDVNAPRYVPLDVALHVCVNAAYFRADVLQNVQAVLSSRVLADGTLGLFHPDNFTFGQPVYLSRVIAAAQSVEGVDSVRADSFARLGVPHSTSLAQGVIAIGALEIAQLANNPSFPERGRLTVDAGGGQ, from the coding sequence ATGACCACGACAACTTTCCATTGCTGCGACGAACGAAGACTGGAAGTGATCCAGCAAAGCGGCACCGCCAACGCCATCGAGTTCATCGAAGTGCTCGACCGCGCCGCACCGCCCGGCGTACCGCGCCAACAGACGCTCTTCGTCAGACTGCTGCGCCCCGGCTTCGTGCTCGGCCCCGACAACCTGCGCATCGACGGCGGCGAGCGCATCCGGAGCGTCGGCATCGTCTGGTGCGCCAGCGCCGATGCGCTGCCGCCGCAGGCCGAGCCCGGCCTCGTCGATACCGTCGACGATTTGCCCCGCACCCTCGTCGTCCGCACCGACGGCAGCGGCGACTTCTCGCGCTACACCTTCAGCATCCTCGCCAACGCCGGCAGCGACGACCCACCGGCCGGCTTCGATCCGCGCTTGTCCAGCAACGTGTTCTCGTTCAAGGTCGAATGCCCCTCCGACTTCGACTGCGCACAGCCGCCCTCCTGCCCGCCCGAACAAGGCGCGCAACCCGACATCGACTACCTCGCCAAGGACTACCAGGGCTTTCGCCGACTGATGCTCGACCGCCTGAGCCTGCAGGTCCCCGGCTGGACCGAACGCTCCGCCGCCGACCTCGGCATCACGCTGGTCGAACTGCTCGCCTATGCGGCCGACAACCTCTCCTACCGCCAGGATGCGATCGCCAACGAGGCCTACCTCGCCACCGCACGCCAGCGCATCTCGGTGCGGCGCCACGCGCGGCTGGTGGACTACTTCCTGCACGAAGGCTGCAACGCGCGCGCCTTCGTGCACCTCGATGTTGCCGGCCAGGGCGTCGCGCTGCCTCGCGGCACGCGGCTGCTCACGCGTGTCCCGCGTGCCGACACCGTGCTCGCGCCGGACAGCGACACGCTGCGCAGCGCGCTCGCGGGCGGCGCCCAGGTCTTCGAGACCGCACACGACGCCGTGCTCGACGAGCGGCTCAACCAGTTGCGCTTCTACGCCTGGGGCGACGAAGGCTGCTGTCTGCCGCGCGGCACAGTGAACGCCACGCTGCGCGGCCATGTCGACACCTTGAAAGTCGGCGACATCCTCGTCTTCGGCGAAGTGATGAGTCCCACCACCTTCCAGCCCGAGGACGCCGACCGCACCCACCGCTGGGCCGTGCGCCTCACGGCCGTCGCCCTGTCGAGCGATCCGTCGGGCGGCCTGTTCGAGCCGGTGCCGGTCGATGCACCGCTCGACGTCACCGAGATCGCATGGGATGCCGCCGATGCGTTGCCCTTCGCGCTGTGCCTGTCGGTCACCGGGCGTCCGGGCATCGACATCAGCATCGCGCTCGGCAACATCGTGCTCGCCGACCACGGCATGACCATCGCCGACGAAGACCTCGGCATCGTCACCGCATCGGGGCTGCGCGTCGCCAGCGCAGCGCCCAGCGGCTCGTGCGACAAGCCCGCGCCCGTCGACGTGCCGCCGCGCTTCCGGCCGGTGCTCGCACAGGCGCCGCTCTCGCACGGCTTCGACCTCGCGACGCTGCTCGCGGTGCCGATCGGCGACGACCAGGCCTGGTGGCCCGCGAACGCGCTGCTGGCCATCGACCCGCGCACCGCCACGCCGCGCATCGCGTCGCTCACCGGCACCGTCGACCTGCCCGCCGCGCTGCCCGAAGCCTGGACGGCGCAGCGCGACCTGCTGGCCAGCGCCGCCGATGCGACCGACTTCGTGGTCGAGATCGACGACGACGCCAACGCGCGCCTGCGCTTCGGCAACGACGTGCAGGGGCAGCGGCCGGACATCGGCACCCGCTTCGCCGCGACCTACCGCGTGGGCAACGGCCCCGCGGGCAATGTCGGCACCGAGGCCATCGCGCACATCGTGAGCGCGACCAGCGGCGTCTTCACCGCTGTCTTCAATCCGATGCCGGCGGCGGGCGGCGTGCGCCCCGAGGACATCGAGGCCGCGCGGCGCGATGCGCCCGAGGCCTTCCGCACGCAGGAGCGCGCCGTCACGCCCGCCGACTACGCGGCCGCGGCCGAACGCCGGGCCGACGTGCAGCGCGCGGCCGCGACCTTCCGCTGGACCGGCAGCTGGTATACGGTGTTCGTCACGCCCGACCGCTTCGGCGGCGGCCCGGTCGATGCGGCCTTCGGCGCGCGGCTGCGCAGTTTTCTCGAACGCTTCCGCATGGCCGGCTACGACCTCGACGTCAACGCACCGCGCTATGTGCCGCTCGATGTCGCGCTGCACGTGTGCGTGAACGCGGCGTACTTTCGCGCCGACGTGCTGCAGAACGTGCAGGCCGTGCTGTCGAGCCGGGTGCTGGCCGACGGCACGCTGGGCCTGTTCCATCCGGACAACTTCACTTTCGGCCAGCCGGTGTACCTGAGCCGCGTGATCGCGGCGGCGCAGTCGGTGGAGGGCGTGGACTCGGTGCGCGCCGACAGCTTCGCGCGGCTCGGCGTGCCCCACTCGACCTCGCTCGCGCAGGGCGTGATCGCGATCGGCGCGCTGGAGATCGCGCAGCTGGCCAACAACCCGAGCTTCCCCGAGCGCGGGCGGTTGACCGTCGATGCAGGAGGTGGCCAATGA
- a CDS encoding NAD-dependent epimerase/dehydratase family protein, with protein sequence MPSINSPLGARPARFRRERVLVVGCGDVGLRAARLLRGRVRLVALTSSPERVPALRQAGLTPVVADLDASASLRRLSGLATRVLHLAPPARVEGARWWRDARTLALARALRLRTLPAALVYASTSGVYGDCGGARITETRPLRPDTPRAHRRVDAERTVRWLGRAGIAVRILRIPGIYAPDREGGTPRERLKKGTPVLRAEDDVYTNHIHADDLARACVAALWRGGPQRAFHVSDDSELKMGDYVDLAADLYGVARPPRIARDAAQAQLPLSLLSFMGESRRLDNTRMKRELRLRLRHPTVAAGLSALAPSPSGRGLE encoded by the coding sequence TTGCCTTCAATCAACAGCCCCCTCGGCGCGAGGCCCGCGCGCTTCCGGCGCGAGCGCGTGCTCGTGGTCGGATGCGGCGACGTCGGCCTCCGGGCGGCGCGCCTGCTGCGCGGCCGGGTGCGGCTCGTCGCGCTGACCTCGTCGCCCGAGCGCGTGCCCGCCTTGCGGCAGGCCGGCCTGACGCCGGTCGTCGCCGATCTCGACGCGTCAGCGAGCCTGCGCCGGCTCTCCGGCCTCGCCACCCGCGTGCTGCATCTGGCGCCGCCCGCGCGCGTCGAAGGCGCGCGATGGTGGCGCGATGCGCGCACGCTGGCGCTGGCGCGCGCCCTGCGGCTGCGCACCCTGCCGGCCGCGCTGGTCTATGCATCGACCAGCGGCGTCTACGGCGACTGCGGCGGCGCGCGCATCACCGAGACGCGCCCGCTGCGCCCCGACACGCCGCGTGCGCACCGCCGCGTCGATGCCGAGCGCACGGTGCGCTGGCTCGGCCGTGCGGGCATCGCCGTGCGCATCCTGCGCATCCCCGGCATCTACGCGCCCGACCGCGAGGGCGGCACTCCGCGCGAGCGGCTGAAGAAGGGCACGCCGGTGCTGCGCGCCGAGGACGACGTCTACACCAACCACATCCATGCCGACGACCTCGCGCGCGCCTGTGTGGCGGCGCTGTGGCGCGGCGGCCCGCAGCGTGCGTTCCACGTCAGCGACGACAGCGAACTCAAGATGGGCGACTACGTCGATCTCGCCGCCGACCTGTACGGCGTCGCGCGCCCGCCGCGCATCGCACGCGATGCGGCGCAGGCACAGCTGCCCTTGTCGCTGCTGAGCTTCATGGGCGAATCGCGGCGCCTCGACAACACGCGCATGAAGCGCGAGCTGCGATTGCGGCTGCGGCATCCGACCGTTGCGGCGGGGCTGAGCGCTCTTGCTCCCTCTCCCTCTGGGAGAGGGTTGGAGTGA